The following are encoded in a window of Sminthopsis crassicaudata isolate SCR6 chromosome 5, ASM4859323v1, whole genome shotgun sequence genomic DNA:
- the M6PR gene encoding cation-dependent mannose-6-phosphate receptor, translating to MFPFYSCWRAGLLFLLLLTLAVKEAWQAEEKTCDLIGEKDKESEKELAVLKKLSPLFGQSFESTVGQGSDSYTYKFRVCREVGSNNSGAGLVQINLKTKEETIIGRINETHVFNGSDWIMLTYKGGDEYGSHCGKEQRRAVVMISCNKNTIGGNFLPVSEERGKIQECFYLFEMDSSLACPPEDSHLSVGSILLITFASLMAVYFIGGFLYQRLVVGAKGMEQFPHLAFWQDLGNLVADGCDFVCRSKPRNVPAAYRGVGDDQLGEESEERDDHLLPM from the exons ATGTTCCCCTTTTACAGTTGTTGGAGGGCTGGGCTACTGTTTCTGCTACTTCTGACCTTGGCAGTGAAGGAGGCCTGGCAGGCAGAAGAGAAAACCTGTGACTTAATAGGAGAGAAGGATAAAGAGTCAGAAAAGGAGCTGGCTGTACTGAAAAAGCTGTCTCCACTTTTTGGCCAAAG CTTTGAAAGTACTGTGGGCCAGGGTTCAGACTCCTATACCTACAAATTTAGGGTGTGCCGGGAAGTTGGCAGTAACAACTCTGGGGCTGGACTGGTGCAGATCAACTTGAAGACTAAAGAGGAGACAATAATAGGAAGGATTAATGAAACCCATGTCTTCAATGGAA GTGACTGGATCATGCTGACCTATAAAGGGGGTGATGAGTATGGCAGCCATTGTGGCAAGGAACAGCGACGGGCAGTGGTGATGATCTCCTGCAACAAAAACACCATTGGG GGCAACTTCCTGCCTGTCtctgaagaaagaggaaaaatccaAGAATGTTTCTACCTCTTTGAGATGGACAGCAGTCTGGCTTGCCCACCTGAAGATTCTCACCTCAGCGTGGGATCTATTTTACTTATTAC GTTTGCCTCACTGATGGCTGTCTATTTCATTGGGGGCTTCTTGTACCAAAGGCTGGTGGTGGGTGCCAAAGGCATGGAGCAGTTTCCTCATTTAGCCTTCTGGCAGGATCTGGGCAATTTGGTAGCA GATGGCTGCGATTTTGTGTGCCGGTCTAAACCCCGAAATGTGCCTGCTGCCTACCGGGGTGTGGGAGATGACCAACTTGGGGAAGAATCAGAAGAGAGGGATGACCACTTGCTCCCCATGTGA